One stretch of Actinacidiphila sp. DG2A-62 DNA includes these proteins:
- a CDS encoding response regulator transcription factor — translation MSSLLLLTNALQPSTEVLPALGLLLHNVRVAPAEGPALVDTPGADVILIDGRRDLPQVRSLCQLLRSTGPGCPLVLVVTEGGLAAVTADWGIDDVLLDTAGPAEVEARLRLAMGRQQITADDSPMEIRNGDLSVDEATYSAKLKGRVLDLTFKEFELLKYLAQHPGRVFTRAQLLQEVWGYDYFGGTRTVDVHVRRLRAKLGVEHESLIGTVRNVGYRFVTPEKVERAAEEAARSEAAQGRAQGAAASPAAGAAPDPAEQAEQTV, via the coding sequence GTGAGTTCACTCCTTCTTCTGACCAACGCCCTCCAGCCGTCCACCGAGGTGCTGCCCGCGCTCGGGCTGCTGCTGCACAACGTCCGGGTGGCGCCCGCCGAGGGCCCCGCCCTGGTCGACACCCCGGGCGCCGACGTCATACTGATCGACGGCCGCCGCGACCTGCCGCAGGTGCGAAGCCTGTGCCAGCTGCTGCGCTCCACCGGCCCCGGCTGCCCGCTGGTGCTGGTGGTCACCGAGGGCGGCCTGGCCGCGGTCACCGCGGACTGGGGCATCGACGACGTCCTGCTGGACACCGCGGGCCCGGCCGAGGTCGAGGCCCGGCTGCGGCTGGCGATGGGCCGCCAGCAGATCACCGCGGACGACAGCCCGATGGAGATCCGCAACGGCGACCTGTCGGTGGACGAGGCCACCTACAGCGCCAAGCTCAAGGGCCGGGTGCTCGACCTGACCTTCAAGGAGTTCGAGCTGCTGAAGTACCTGGCGCAGCACCCCGGCCGGGTGTTCACCCGGGCCCAGCTGCTCCAGGAGGTGTGGGGCTACGACTACTTCGGCGGCACCCGCACCGTGGACGTCCACGTGCGGCGGCTGCGGGCCAAGCTCGGCGTGGAGCACGAGTCGCTGATCGGCACCGTGCGCAACGTCGGCTACCGGTTCGTGACGCCGGAGAAGGTCGAGCGGGCCGCCGAGGAGGCCGCCAGGAGCGAGGCCGCGCAGGGCCGTGCCCAGGGCGCCGCCGCGAGCCCCGCCGCCGGCGCCGCACCCGACCCCGCGGAGCAGGCGGAACAGACCGTATGA
- a CDS encoding alpha/beta hydrolase codes for MDSHAETADDRIRVPVITSGGDRAILLTADGVAVEAEHLPGTAGISRTGGPGESGGSAESGEAGGPGESGESGEAGGPGGSGADGLAIVIAHGFSGALARPAVRRAARDLSRYGGVVTFSFRGHGRSGGRSTVGDLEVLDLDAAVRWARSLGYARVAALGFSMGGSVVLRHAGAANAAARAQHPGAGGLLPVDAVVAVSSPARWYYRGTAPMRRLHWAVTRPSGRLVTRLGLRTRIHPRDWDPVPASPVESVPAVPPTPLLIVHGDRDAYFPLDHPLSLAEAAGPGGAELWIEPGFGHAENAADAALLARIGDWLAARVCHDGRRHDA; via the coding sequence ATGGACAGCCATGCCGAGACCGCGGACGATCGTATACGTGTCCCTGTGATCACATCGGGTGGCGACCGGGCGATTCTGTTGACGGCGGACGGCGTGGCGGTCGAAGCCGAACACCTGCCGGGGACCGCGGGAATCAGCCGTACGGGTGGGCCCGGTGAATCCGGTGGGTCCGCTGAATCCGGTGAAGCCGGTGGGCCCGGTGAATCCGGTGAATCCGGTGAAGCCGGTGGGCCCGGCGGGTCGGGCGCGGACGGGCTCGCGATCGTCATCGCGCACGGCTTCAGCGGCGCGCTGGCCCGGCCCGCGGTGCGCCGCGCGGCCCGCGACCTGAGCCGGTACGGCGGGGTGGTCACCTTCTCCTTCCGCGGCCACGGCCGCTCCGGCGGCCGCTCGACGGTCGGCGACCTGGAGGTCCTGGACCTGGACGCGGCGGTGCGCTGGGCGCGGTCGCTGGGGTACGCGCGGGTGGCCGCGCTCGGCTTCTCGATGGGCGGGTCGGTGGTGCTGCGGCACGCGGGCGCGGCCAACGCGGCGGCGCGCGCGCAGCACCCCGGCGCGGGCGGACTGCTGCCGGTGGACGCCGTGGTCGCGGTCAGCTCGCCCGCGCGCTGGTACTACCGCGGCACCGCGCCCATGCGCCGGCTGCACTGGGCGGTGACCCGGCCGTCCGGCCGGCTGGTGACCCGGCTCGGCCTGCGGACCCGCATCCACCCCCGCGACTGGGACCCGGTGCCGGCCTCGCCGGTCGAGTCGGTCCCGGCCGTGCCGCCCACCCCGCTGCTGATCGTGCACGGCGACCGGGACGCCTACTTCCCGCTGGACCACCCGCTGTCGCTGGCCGAGGCGGCCGGCCCGGGCGGCGCCGAGCTGTGGATCGAGCCCGGCTTCGGCCACGCGGAGAACGCCGCGGACGCCGCGCTGCTCGCCCGGATCGGGGACTGGCTGGCCGCCCGCGTTTGCCATGATGGACGCCGGCACGACGCATGA
- a CDS encoding LacI family DNA-binding transcriptional regulator, with amino-acid sequence MPKVTRDDVARLAGTSTAVVSYVINNGPRPVAPATRERVLAAIKQLGYRPDRVAQAMASRRTDLIGLIVPDARQPFFAEMAHAVEQAASERGKMVLVGNSDYLDEREVHYLRAFLGMRVSGLILISQGPSENAATEIEAWDARVVLLHERPEAIDDIAVVTDDIGGAQLATRHLLEHGHPYVACLGGIEKTPVVGDPVTDHVVGWQRAMQEAGRSTEGRLFQAPYNRYDAYRVALELLAGPDRPPAIFCATDDQAIGVLRAARELRIDVPGELAVAGFDDVKEAALADPPLTTVASDRQAMARAAVDAVLDDSLRVPGARRERLRQFPSRLVVRASCGCG; translated from the coding sequence GTGCCCAAGGTGACGCGCGACGACGTGGCCAGGCTTGCGGGGACCTCGACCGCGGTCGTCAGCTACGTCATCAACAACGGACCCCGGCCGGTCGCCCCGGCCACCCGCGAGCGTGTCCTCGCGGCCATCAAGCAGCTCGGCTACCGCCCGGACCGCGTGGCCCAGGCGATGGCCAGCCGGCGGACCGACCTGATCGGCCTGATCGTGCCGGACGCGCGGCAGCCGTTCTTCGCGGAGATGGCGCACGCCGTGGAGCAGGCCGCGTCCGAGCGCGGCAAGATGGTGCTGGTCGGCAACTCCGACTACCTCGACGAGCGCGAGGTGCACTACCTGCGGGCGTTCCTCGGCATGCGGGTGTCCGGGCTGATCCTGATCAGCCAGGGGCCGAGCGAGAACGCGGCCACCGAGATCGAGGCGTGGGACGCCCGGGTGGTGCTGCTGCACGAGCGGCCCGAGGCCATCGACGACATCGCCGTGGTCACCGACGACATCGGCGGCGCCCAGTTGGCCACCCGGCACCTGCTGGAGCACGGCCACCCGTACGTGGCCTGCCTCGGCGGCATCGAGAAGACGCCGGTGGTCGGCGACCCGGTGACCGACCACGTGGTCGGCTGGCAGCGGGCCATGCAGGAGGCCGGGCGGTCCACCGAGGGCCGCCTCTTCCAGGCCCCGTACAACCGCTACGACGCCTACCGGGTCGCGCTGGAGCTGCTGGCCGGCCCGGACCGGCCGCCGGCCATCTTCTGCGCCACCGACGACCAGGCGATCGGGGTGCTGCGGGCGGCCCGCGAGCTGCGCATCGACGTGCCCGGCGAGCTGGCGGTGGCCGGGTTCGACGACGTGAAGGAGGCGGCGCTCGCCGATCCGCCGCTGACCACGGTCGCCTCGGACCGGCAGGCGATGGCCCGGGCCGCGGTCGACGCGGTGCTGGACGACTCGCTGCGGGTGCCCGGTGCGCGCCGCGAGCGGCTGCGGCAGTTCCCGTCCCGGCTGGTGGTCAGGGCGTCCTGCGGCTGCGGCTGA